The DNA region GACCTTGCCCTCGTCGATACCATCGTATGGATTACGGTCGGCGACGCCCTGGGAAACCGCGGCGACGAACCCATCACCGACGGGCAGCATGCCGGCGAGCCCGGCGTTCGTATCCAGTGCCATCTGGTAGTTGTCATGCAGCAAGGCGACTGCCTGCTCGAGGGTCTTGCCCTTCCAGACGCCACCCGCGGCGTAGAGCTGGTCGGCACGCGCCCAGTTTTCCAGCACGTAGACCGACGCCGCGGGGTTCGGATGGGGGCCGACGGCATGCACGTAGCCTTCCAGCAGCGCCGAGTACTTCAGGAAACTCGCGGGGTTGAGCGGCGCCGATGGATTGAGCGTGCTGTACTCCTGCAGCACCACCACGTCCCACGCTTTCGAGCCGATGAGCGGCAGCCTGTTCTGGTAATGGTACGCAAGGGTCTGACCGCTCACCGCCTCGATGCTCACGTCATAGGACAGGCCAGCGTCGACGGTCATCTGCTTGAAGATACCGGGGACACCGCCCATGCCGGAACCGTTGAGGTCGGTCACGTTAGCCGCGTTGAAGTGGTAGGCCGGCTCGAACTCGCCGTGCGTAAAGCTGTTGCCTACGAAGAGCACGTTGCGGGCCGGCGTCGGCGTCGGGGGCGTCACCAGCGGGAGCACGTCGAACGACGAGGTGAGGTTGTTGAACTGCAGGTCCGTGAGGTTCGGTGCATCGGCCGTGATTTCCAGCGCGAGGCCGCCACGTCCCGGGTGCTGATAGAGCATCACTCGCGAACCTGCCGGGATGCGCACAGACGAAATCTTGTCGACGACCGGGCCTGACACGATGTCGCCGGTGGCGGCATCGGTGCAGAACGACGCGCCCTGGTACTGGTAGTTCTCGTAGAAACACGTGCCGGATGTCGTGGGAGCGGGTGCCGCTGTCGCGCCATCGACCCGAAAGGACGACGCGAGGTTGTTGAAAGCGACGTTGCTCAGGTTGGGCGTATCCGCCGTAACTTCCAGCACCTTCCCGGTGAAGTCGGGGTGCTGGTAAAGCGTTACCTTCGACCCGTCCGGGACGCGTACGGCTGAGATCTTGTCAACCACGGCGCCGGTGACATTACCCTCGAGCGTCGTCGGGCACCACTCCGCCCCCTGATAGTTGTAGTCGGCATAGAAGCAGAGGCCGCCCGTCGCCGAAGCGGTCATGGAGGCAAGAAGAAGTGGCATAGCCGCGCCCAGGCGGGAAAGCGTTCTGTACATGTCGGTCTCTCCGGTTGATGAGTGCGATTCTTCATCCCCAGCCACGACATCGCCTCCCCCGTACGGGTGTAGAAGCGCGCGAGATATGTGCTGCGCATCACCAAATGAGGCGGAAGATCCGTTATTCGAGAAGGTCTCTTGCCACCCAATATCCTTCTCGTGGGGCGCTTGACCGCGAAACCGGCGCGCTACGCCGGTCTGGGGGGACGTGGCCTGCGGCGTCCGCGTCAGTAGGGCAGCGGATCTGGCTCTTGCGCAACGCTTTCCCAAATGCCATCGAGCAGCAGTTTTCGCGTACGGGCGATGTAACCCGGACGCGCGGCAATCACACGCTCCCGCGCTCGATCGCTGAATGACACGACGGA from Luteibacter mycovicinus includes:
- a CDS encoding beta/gamma crystallin-related protein, which gives rise to MYRTLSRLGAAMPLLLASMTASATGGLCFYADYNYQGAEWCPTTLEGNVTGAVVDKISAVRVPDGSKVTLYQHPDFTGKVLEVTADTPNLSNVAFNNLASSFRVDGATAAPAPTTSGTCFYENYQYQGASFCTDAATGDIVSGPVVDKISSVRIPAGSRVMLYQHPGRGGLALEITADAPNLTDLQFNNLTSSFDVLPLVTPPTPTPARNVLFVGNSFTHGEFEPAYHFNAANVTDLNGSGMGGVPGIFKQMTVDAGLSYDVSIEAVSGQTLAYHYQNRLPLIGSKAWDVVVLQEYSTLNPSAPLNPASFLKYSALLEGYVHAVGPHPNPAASVYVLENWARADQLYAAGGVWKGKTLEQAVALLHDNYQMALDTNAGLAGMLPVGDGFVAAVSQGVADRNPYDGIDEGKVDPWNVDGYHASAFSSTMEAFIAFGRITGRDPRSLGSNDAAAAGMGLTPAQATAAESLAWQVLAQNPVKSL